CAACGTCTGGGTGCCCGACACGCACTACAGCCGCGTCATCGTCTACTCGCCAGGGGGCGACGAGCTGTTCCGCATCGGCACCAACGGGCAGGGGCCCGGCGAGTTCGTCTGGCCGACGGACGTGTTGCTCTTGGATGACGGCCGCGTCCTCATCAGCGAGTACGGCGCCGGCGAAGACGGCAACAACGACCGCATCCAGCTCTTCGAGCCGTCAGAGAACGACGAACTCGCGGCGACCGCGTCGATCGGCTCGTTCGGCATGGACGAGGGCCAGTTCCGCAGGCCGCAGTCCATGACGACCATTGGCGACGTGCTGTGGGTCGCCGACTCGTCGAATCACCGCCTGCTCGCCTTCGACCTTCGCTCAGACACCCTCGGCCAGCTCCTGGACACGATCGGCCACGAGGACGCCACGAGCGACGCGGGCGGCTTCCGGTTTCCATACGGCGTGGTGGCGGATGGTGACGGCAAACTCGTCGTCGTGGAATTCGGCAACAATCGGCTGCAACGCATCGATCCAGAGACCGGCGAAAGCCTCGGCGTCTGGGGCGGTTTCGGGGCCAGACCCGGCACGTTTCGCTACCCGTGAGCCGTCGCGTACGACACCCAACGCGATCGCTTGCTCGTCGCCGACGGCGGCAACGACCGCATTCAGGTGGTCGCGATGGATGCCTTTCGGCCGGTCGATGCGACACAATCTTCCGAGGCGGTGGCAACGCGAGGCCGTTCCGTGGATGATCGGGGCGGGTGACGCTCCTGCCGCTCCATCTCACGCTCGCTGCGCTCGGACTTGAGCGGCTGACGTGGCTCCAGGCCGGCCTGCTCTTCGCCGCACTCGCGGTGCCGACGATTTGGCTCGCACGCAAGGCCCTCGAGCCGCTGGGGCCACGACGTCGCTGGATCGCGCTGGGTGCCCGGCTGGTCGTGCTCGCGCTGGCGGTGCTGATCCTCGCGGGCGTCCGCAGCGAGCGGAAGAACGACACCGTCGAGGTGATGGTCGTTCGCGACGTCTCGGCCAGCGCTCGGCAGTCGACCGACGACACCGCCGGACAGAGCTTGAGTCGCCAGATCGGGCAGTGGGTCGCCTCCGTCAGCACCGACGAGGCCGGCAAGGAGCCCGACGATCGCGTCGGCATCGTCAGCTTCGACGCCTCGGCCTACGTCGACCAGATGCCCAACAACCTGCCCCAGGCGATCGGCTCGGTCGCCTCGGCGGTCAATCGCGGGCAGACCGGCACCGACGTCGCCGAGGCCCTCAACCTCGCCCTGGCCACGTTCAGCCCGGACAGTCGGCGTCGGTTGCTCTTGGTCTGGGACGGCAACACCACCGAAGGCGACCTCGACGCCGCCATCGCCCGCGCCAAGCAGGCCGGCGTGCCGATCGACGTCATGCCGCTCGAGTGGTCGGCCGGCAACGAGGTCTACCTCGACGACCTCTACGCCCCGACGTGGCGTCGCGAGGGCGAGCCGTTCACGCTCGAAGTCATCCTGACCAACACCAGCGCCTTCGAGACGCCCGGCACCCTCCGCGTCGAACAGGAAGGCCGGCCGCTGGACCTTGACCCGACGCAGCCGGGCGTTCAGGCGGGTCGGCCTGTGATTCTGTCACCGGGACGCAACAAGGAGCTGGTCATCGTCGACCCGCTGCCGGGCGAGCGAGCCAACGTCCGCCGATTCCGCGCGACCTTCGAGCCCGAGCGACGCCGCGTCAACGGCCAGCTCCAGGCCGTCGGCGACGGGCTGGTCGACAACAACTCCGCCAGTGCGTTCACCTTCGTCCGTGGCAAGGGCACGGTCCTCTACGTCGACAACGTCCGCGACAATGCCGGCGATCCGCTGGCCGAGGCGCTCGCGAGCGAGCAGGTGGCCGTCCAGCGCGTCGGCATCGGCGGGTTTCCGACGAACCTGGTCGACCTGCAGGCCTTCGACGCCGTCATTCTCGCCAACGTCCCGCGCGGAGCCGGCGGGCTGACCGCGCCGCAGGACGCCGCCCTCGCCCGCTACGTCCACGACACGGCCGGCGGGCTCGTCATGATCGGCGGGCCCGACACCTTCGGCGCAGGTGGCTGGCGCGGCAGCGCGACCGAGGCCGTCCTGCCGCTGGACATGGACGTGCCGAGCCGTCGGCAGATTCCCAAAGGCGCGTTGTGCCTCGTCATGCACTCGACCGAGATGCCCCAGGGCAACTACTGGGCCGAGCAGTGTGCCCTGGCCGCGGTCGAGGTGCTCAATCGCGACGACGAAGTCGGCGTCCTGAGCTACGACTGGACGTCCGGCAAGAGTCTGTGGGACTACCCACTCCAGCCCAAGGGCAATGGCAGCGTCGTCGCGGCAGCCATTCGCAACATCGAGCTGGGCGACATGCCCGACTTCGACGATGCCCTGACGCTCGCGCTGCTGGGTGACGGTCAGAATCCCGGCCTCGAAATGTCGGACGCGCGTCAGAAGCACGTCATCATCATCAGCGACATGGACCCATCGCCGCCGAGCGGCCGGTTGCTGCAGCGATACAAGGACGCGCAGGTCAGCATCAGCACGGTCCAGGTCGCCGGCCACGGCTCGCCGTTGCAGGCGGTTGCGAGAAACCTCGCCGAAGAGACCGGCGGCACGGCCTACGGCCCGATCGAGCAGGATCCGTCGCAGCTGCCGCAGATCTTCATCAAGGAAGCAACCATCGTTCGCCGGACGCTCATCAAGGAAGACTCCAACGGCATTCCCGTCGCCGAGACCACCGACGCCGCAGGCAGCGAACTGATGCGCGGCATCAACCCGGCCGACACCGGGCCGGTCTTCGGCATGGTGCTGACCACACGCAAACCCAGCCCGCTGGTCGAAATGCCGCTCCTCGCCAGCGAGCAACAGGACCCGCTCTTCGCTCACTGGACGGCCGGCCTGGGCAAAAGTGCCGCGTGGACCAGCGACGCTCACAACCGCTGGGCCGCACCCTTCACCGGCAGCGCCGCGTACGACAAGTTCTGGGCCCAGGTTGTCCGCGGCGTCTCTCGCGCACCTCAGTCGGGCGACTACGAAGTTACGACCACCGTCGAGAACGGCCGAGGGCGAATCGTCGTCGAGGCCGTCGGCGAGGACGCGCGGTTCAAGAGCCGTCTGAGCGTCGCCGGCAGTGTCCTCTCGCCCGACGGTGACGGCCAACCCGTCACGCTCGTCCAGACGCGTCCCGGCACGTACGAGGCCGAGTTCGACGCACGCGACGAGGGCAGCTACGTCGTCGCCCTCAACGCCGCCGGCCCCGAGGGTTCGTCGGCCCTGCGTGGCGGGACGAGCGTCAACGGCACCGACGAGCTACTCGACCTGCAAAGCGACGCCGCGGCCGTGCGACGCGTCGCCGAGGAAACTGGCGGCCGGGTGTTGCCGGCCTTCGGCGAGTTGTCCGAAGAGACGTCGCTGTTCGCCCGTCGTTTCACGGATGCAACCGGTGCCGAGCGGACGTTGCCGGAAGTGACGAGCCCGCTGCCGATCTGGGACTGGCTGGTGCCGTTGCTGATCGCGTTGGTTTTGATCGACGTGGCGATTCGTCGGATCGCCTGGGACCGCGAGTTGGTCCAGCTCGTCGCGGACAAGGCCGGCGCGGGGGTCCGCGGATTCACGGTCACAACGCGTCTGGATCGCGACGCCGGCACCCTCGACACCCTCCGCCAACGCCGCCCGGCCGAAGCGACCCGCACCGCCAAGTTCGAGGCCACAGAACCCGCCCCCGACGACGACCTCACCACCCGCCTCCGCGGCCCCTCGCGCTCGGCATCGACTTCGAAAGCCTCACAGTCCGCCAGCCCTGACGAGGGCGGCGGCATTTCGTCGCTGATGGAGGCCAAGCGGCGTGCGCGAGAGAAATTGGAGGAGGGGCGGGACGATGAGTGAAACGCAAAGACGCAAAGAGGCGAAGCCAGAGCAAAGGGAAGAAAAGAAGAGCTACTTCGCGGCTCGGGCTCGCATCGTCGGCGAGTGGGACGACGGAAGCGGAGATGAGACTGCCGAAGACGCCTGCCGACAAGTGATTGGTGCCGCCATCGAGGTTCACCGTGTCCTGGGGCCGGGGCTACCGGAGGTTCTCTACGAGAAGGCACTAGGCCATGAGCTGACGCTTCAGCAAGTGTCGCATCGGCGACAGGCACCCGTGCCAGTCACCTACAAGGGCGTGGTTGTCGGAGAAGGTTTCATGGATCTGCTCGTGCAGGATCGCCTCGTCGTTGAACTGAAGGTTGTCGACGACCTTCACCCGCTACATCTCGCGCAGGTTCGCGCCTACTTGTCGGCCGCCCGCCTCCGCCTCGGCCTACTCATCAACTTCAACGTTCCCATCTTGCGCGACGGCATCCGCCGCGTCATCAACCCGCATACCAGTTTCTGACTTCTTTGCTCCGGCTTTGCCTCTTTGCTCCTTTGCGTTTCTGACTCCCAACCTCCCATGCCCGAAGAACTCACGCCCGAGCAAGTCCAAGAACGCGCAAGCGCCTTTCGCGCTGACTACGAAGCCGTCCGTCGAGAGATTGGCAAGGCCATCGTCGGGCACGCCGAGAT
The DNA window shown above is from Planctomycetota bacterium and carries:
- a CDS encoding VWA domain-containing protein, coding for MTLLPLHLTLAALGLERLTWLQAGLLFAALAVPTIWLARKALEPLGPRRRWIALGARLVVLALAVLILAGVRSERKNDTVEVMVVRDVSASARQSTDDTAGQSLSRQIGQWVASVSTDEAGKEPDDRVGIVSFDASAYVDQMPNNLPQAIGSVASAVNRGQTGTDVAEALNLALATFSPDSRRRLLLVWDGNTTEGDLDAAIARAKQAGVPIDVMPLEWSAGNEVYLDDLYAPTWRREGEPFTLEVILTNTSAFETPGTLRVEQEGRPLDLDPTQPGVQAGRPVILSPGRNKELVIVDPLPGERANVRRFRATFEPERRRVNGQLQAVGDGLVDNNSASAFTFVRGKGTVLYVDNVRDNAGDPLAEALASEQVAVQRVGIGGFPTNLVDLQAFDAVILANVPRGAGGLTAPQDAALARYVHDTAGGLVMIGGPDTFGAGGWRGSATEAVLPLDMDVPSRRQIPKGALCLVMHSTEMPQGNYWAEQCALAAVEVLNRDDEVGVLSYDWTSGKSLWDYPLQPKGNGSVVAAAIRNIELGDMPDFDDALTLALLGDGQNPGLEMSDARQKHVIIISDMDPSPPSGRLLQRYKDAQVSISTVQVAGHGSPLQAVARNLAEETGGTAYGPIEQDPSQLPQIFIKEATIVRRTLIKEDSNGIPVAETTDAAGSELMRGINPADTGPVFGMVLTTRKPSPLVEMPLLASEQQDPLFAHWTAGLGKSAAWTSDAHNRWAAPFTGSAAYDKFWAQVVRGVSRAPQSGDYEVTTTVENGRGRIVVEAVGEDARFKSRLSVAGSVLSPDGDGQPVTLVQTRPGTYEAEFDARDEGSYVVALNAAGPEGSSALRGGTSVNGTDELLDLQSDAAAVRRVAEETGGRVLPAFGELSEETSLFARRFTDATGAERTLPEVTSPLPIWDWLVPLLIALVLIDVAIRRIAWDRELVQLVADKAGAGVRGFTVTTRLDRDAGTLDTLRQRRPAEATRTAKFEATEPAPDDDLTTRLRGPSRSASTSKASQSASPDEGGGISSLMEAKRRAREKLEEGRDDE
- a CDS encoding GxxExxY protein, translating into MSETQRRKEAKPEQREEKKSYFAARARIVGEWDDGSGDETAEDACRQVIGAAIEVHRVLGPGLPEVLYEKALGHELTLQQVSHRRQAPVPVTYKGVVVGEGFMDLLVQDRLVVELKVVDDLHPLHLAQVRAYLSAARLRLGLLINFNVPILRDGIRRVINPHTSF